The following are encoded together in the Glycine max cultivar Williams 82 chromosome 8, Glycine_max_v4.0, whole genome shotgun sequence genome:
- the LOC100781074 gene encoding beta-galactosidase 1, with protein MSFNKLKVWNVPLLLVVFACSLLGQASASVSYDHKAIIINGQRRILLSGSIHYPRSTPEMWPDLIQKAKEGGLDVIQTYVFWNGHEPSPGKYYFGGNYDLVRFIKLVQQAGLYVNLRIGPYVCAEWNFGGFPVWLKYIPGISFRTDNGPFKFQMEKFTKKIVDMMKAERLFESQGGPIILSQIENEYGPMEYEIGAPGRSYTQWAAHMAVGLGTGVPWIMCKQDDAPDPIINTCNGFYCDYFSPNKAYKPKMWTEAWTGWFTEFGGAVPHRPAEDLAFSIARFIQKGGSFVNYYMYHGGTNFGRTAGGPFIATSYDYDAPLDEYGLARQPKWGHLKDLHRAIKLCEPALVSGDSTVQRLGNYEEAHVFRSKSGACAAFLANYNPQSYATVAFGNQHYNLPPWSISILPNCKHTVYNTARVGSQSTTMKMTRVPIHGGLSWKAFNEETTTTDDSSFTVTGLLEQINATRDLSDYLWYSTDVVINSNEGFLRNGKNPVLTVLSAGHALHVFINNQLSGTAYGSLEAPKLTFSESVRLRAGVNKISLLSVAVGLPNVGPHFERWNAGVLGPITLSGLNEGRRDLTWQKWSYKVGLKGEALNLHSLSGSSSVEWLQGFLVSRRQPLTWYKTTFDAPAGVAPLALDMGSMGKGQVWINGQSLGRYWPAYKASGSCGYCNYAGTYNEKKCGSNCGEASQRWYHVPHSWLKPSGNLLVVFEELGGDPNGIFLVRRDIDSVCADIYEWQPNLVSYEMQASGKVRSPVRPKAHLSCGPGQKISSIKFASFGTPVGSCGSYREGSCHAHKSYDAFLKNCVGQSWCTVTVSPEIFGGDPCPRVMKKLSVEAICT; from the exons ATGAGCTTCAACAAGCTCAAAGTGTGGAATGTGCCACTACTCTTGGTGGTGTTTGCATGTTCACTGCTTGGTCAAGCTTCAGCTTCTGTGTCCTATGACCATAAGGCTATCATCATCAATGGACAGAGAAGGATACTTCTTTCTGGCTCCATTCACTACCCCAGAAGCACCCCTGAG ATGTGGCCAGATCTTATTCAGAAGGCAAAGGAAGGAGGTTTGGATGTCATTCAAACTTATGTTTTCTGGAATGGACATGAACCTTCACCTGGCAAA TATTATTTTGGAGGAAACTATGATCTGGTGAGGTTCATAAAGCTAGTGCAGCAAGCAGGCCTCTATGTTAACCTCAGAATTGGTCCTTATGTTTGTGCTGAATGGAACTTCGG AGGATTCCCTGTTTGGCTCAAGTACATTCCAGGTATCAGCTTCAGAACAGACAATGGACCATTTAAG TTTCAAATGGAAAAGTTTACCAAGAAGATTGTGGATATGATGAAAGCAGAAAGGTTATTTGAGTCTCAGGGCGGTCCAATAATTCTGTCCCAG ATTGAAAATGAATACGGACCTATGGAGTATGAAATTGGTGCTCCTGGTAGATCCTACACTCAATGGGCAGCACATATGGCTGTAGGACTTGGCACCGGGGTTCCATGGATCATGTGCAAGCAAGATGATGCTCCTGATCCTATT ATTAACACTTGCAATGGCTTCTATTGTGATTATTTCTCTCCAAATAAGGCTTACAAACCAAAGATGTGGACAGAGGCTTGGACTGGCtg GTTTACTGAGTTTGGAGGTGCAGTTCCTCACAGACCTGCTGAGGACTTGGCATTTTCAATTGCAAGGTTTATACAGAAAGGGGGATCATTTGTCAATTATTATATG tatCATGGCGGAACAAATTTTGGTCGAACTGCTGGTGGCCCCTTTATTGCTACGAGCTATGATTACGATGCGCCCCTTGATGAATATG GATTGGCCAGACAGCCAAAGTGGGGTCATCTGAAGGATTTACATAGAGCAATAAAACTCTGTGAACCTGCTTTAGTATCTGGAGATTCTACTGTACAACGGCTTGGAAACTATGAAGAG GCTCATGTTTTTAGATCCAAGTCTGGAGCTTGTGCTGCATTCCTTGCGAACTATAACCCACAATCTTATGCAACAGTGGCATTTGGAAATCAGCATTACAACTTGCCTCCTTGGTCTATAAGCATTCTTCCTAACTGCAAGCACACTGTTTATAACACTGCAAGG GTTGGTTCTCAGAGCACAACAATGAAGATGACTCGTGTTCCTATTCATGGAGGACTATCTTGGAAAGCGTTTAATGAAGAAACAACCACTACTGATGATAGTTCGTTCACTGTGACTGGCTTGTTGGAGCAGATAAATGCAACCAGAGATTTATCTGATTACTTGTGGTACTCCACAGA TGTTGTGATCAATTCCAATGAAGGATTTTTGAGGAATGGAAAGAATCCTGTTCTTACAGTTTTGTCTGCTGGGCATGCTTTGCATGTTTTTATCAACAATCAGCTGTCAG GAACTGCATATGGAAGCTTAGAGGCCCCCAAACTAACCTTTAGCGAAAGTGTGAGGCTCAGAGCTGGTGTTAACAAAATCTCTCTTCTAAGTGTTGCAGTTGGGCTTCCG AATGTTGGTCCACATTTTGAAAGATGGAATGCTGGTGTTCTAGGCCCAATTACATTAAGTGGTCTCAATGAGGGTAGGAGGGACTTAACTTGGCAGAAGTGGTCATACAAG GTTGGTCTTAAAGGTGAAGCCTTGAATCTTCATTCTCTTAGTGGAAGTTCCTCTGTTGAGTGGCTTCAGGGGTTTTTAGTTTCCAGAAGACAGCCATTGACTTGGTACAAA ACTACCTTTGATGCCCCAGCTGGAGTTGCACCGTTGGCTTTAGACATGGGCAGCATGGGCAAAGGTCAAGTGTGGATAAATGGGCAAAGCCTAGGCCGCTACTGGCCTGCTTACAAAGCATCCGGTTCTTGTGGTTACTGTAACTATGCTGGAACTTACAATGAGAAGAAATGTGGAAGTAACTGTGGCGAGGCTTCTCAACGATG GTATCATGTTCCTCACTCATGGCTGAAGCCAAGTGGAAATTTATTGGTTGTGTTTGAGGAATTGGGTGGGGATCCGAACGGGATCTTTTTGGTTAGAAGGGATATAGATAGTGTATGTGCTGACATCTATGAGTGGCAGCCAAATCTTGTAAGTTATGAGATGCAAGCTTCTGGCAAAGTCAGAAGTCCTGTGAGACCAAAAGCACATTTGTCATGTGGACCTGgacaaaaaatatcatcaatCAAGTTTGCTAGCTTTGGCACTCCAGTAGGGTCTTGTGGAAGCTACCGCGAAGGAAGTTGTCATGCTCACAAGTCATATGATGCTTTCCTAAAg AATTGTGTTGGCCAGAGCTGGTGCACAGTGACAGTGTCTCCTGAAATTTTTGGAGGAGATCCTTGTCCAAGAGTCATGAAGAAACTCTCTGTGGAGGCCATTTGCACCTGA